The window GGCGCACGGTATACCAGAAGGCCTCCACCGTATGACCCGAAAGGTTCCGGCCCGACAGATCGGTCAGGGTGAGCGAGATCATCAGCGGAATATCGCGGCCAAGTTCGCGCTCCAGTTGCTTGACCGCCATGATCGCGGCCTTGCAATTGAGCGTGTCGAACACCGTTTCGACCAGGATGAAATCCGCGCCGCCTTCCAGCAGGGCGCGGCATTGCTCGACATAGACGTCGACGATCTCGTCAAAGGTCACTTCGCGGAAACCCGGGTCCTCGACATCGGGAGAAAGTGACAGCGTCTTGTTGGTCGGGCCGACCGCTCCGGCAACGAAGCGGGCGACACCGTCGCCTCGCGCATCGACGGCTTCGCGGATGATGCGGGCGGCAGACACGTTGATGTCGTGTACCAGCCCTTCGGCGCAGTAGTCCGCTTGGCTGATCCGGTTGGCATTGAAGGTATTGGTCGCAAGGATGTGCGCGCCGGCGTCGATGTAGCTGTCGCAGATCGCGCGGATGACCTGCGGCTGGGTCAGGTTGACGAGATCGTTATTGCCCTTCTGGTCATGGGTCAGCCCGGTGTCGCCGGCATAGTCTTCCGCTGCCAGCTTCGCGCGCTGGATTTCGGTCCCGTAAGGGCCATCCTTGATCAGTATGGCATTTGCTGCGGCAGCTTCGAATTCTTCACGCTTCGACATGTCAGGCCTTCGGGCGCAGGCCGAGCATATGGCAGATCGCATAGCTCAGCTCGGCGCGGTTGAGGGTGTAGAAGTGGAACTGGCGCACCCCGCCCGCATAGAGGCGGCGGCACAGTTCGGCAGCGATCGTGGCGCTCACCAGCTGGCGCGCCTCGGGGCGGTCGTCGAGACCGTCGAAAAGCCCCTCCATCCAGTGCGGGATTGCCGTGCCGCATAGGCCCGACATGCGCTGGACGGCAGCGAAGCTGAGCACCGGCATGATGCCCGGGACGATCTCGCCCTCGATCCCGGCCGCTGTCGCGCGATCACGGAATTCGAAGAAGCACTGCGGATCGAAGAAGAACTGGGTGATGGCCCGCGTCGCGCCGACATCGAACTTGCGCTTGAGATTGTCGAGATCGGCCTGGCGATCAGGCGAATCCGGATGCACCTCGGGATAGGCGGCGACCGAGATTTCGAAATCGGCCACCTTCTTGAGGCCCGCGATCAGCTCGGCCGCATTGGCATAGCCGCCGGGATGCGGCGTATAGGCGGATCCGCCTTCCGGCGGATCGCCGCGCAGGGCGACGATGTGCCGCACGCCTTCTTCCCAGTATTCGCGTGCCACGGCATCGACCTCTTCGCGCGTGGCGTTGACGCAAGTCAGGTGGGCAGCGGCGGGCATCGCGGTTTCGTTGACGATCCGGCGCACGGCGGCATGGGTCCGCTCGCGCGTGGAGCCGCCCGCGCCATAGGTCACCGACACGAAGCGCGGACGGAGCGGAGCAAGCGTTTCGACGCTGTGCCACAGGGTTTGCGCCATCGCCTCGGTCTTCGGGGGGAAGAACTCGAAGCTGACGTCGATATCGCCGGGCAGGCCGGAGAAGAGCGGCGCTTCGAGCGCGCGCTGGGCTTCGCGCATCTGGTCGAGCGTGGGGCTCACGAGGCTTTCCTTCCTGCGGCCACGCGGCGCTGCGCGACCCAAATCTTCACGGCCAGTTCGCCGTCTGCGAGGGCAATCGGGGCTTCAGGGTCGAACCCTGCATCGGTCAGCAATCCTGCCATCTGCTCGTCGGAAAAGCCGAGGCGGGCATGGGCATGGCGTTCGCGCAGTTCCTCGCGCTGGTGAGCGGCGAAGTCGACGATGGCGACCCGTCCGCCGTTGCGCGTCACGCGGGCGGCCTCGGCCAGGACGGTCGCCGGATTCTGGGCGAAATGCAGCACTTGGTGGAACAGAACTGTATCGAAACTCGCAGGGGCAAACGGTAGCTGGGCGAAATCGCCCTGCACCAGCTCGACCCGCTCGGTCGGCAGGTGCTGGAGCTTCGCGCGGGCAACGCGCAACATCGCCAGGCTCTTGTCGAGCGCGACGATATGGTCCGCCCCTTCCGCGAAAAGTTCCGCCATGCGGCCCGTGCCGGTTCCGATATCGAGCAGCCTGCCAAGCCGGTTGTCACCAAGCGCCCCGCGCAATGCCGTCTCCACCTCCGCGTCGGAAGAATGCAGCCGGCGTAGCTCGTCCCAATCATGCGCATGATCAGCGAAATACTGTTCGGCCTGCTCTTGCCGCGCGGCACGGATTTCCGCCAGCTTGCGGCGATCGTCTTCGCACAGGCCCGCAAACTCGGCATCGGCGCGTTCGGCGGCCTCCAGCAATTTGAGCACTTCGCTGCATAACGCCCCGTCGGCGCGGGCGCGCAGGAATATCCAGCTTCCCTCGCGGCGGCGCTCGGCAAGGCCGGCATCGCACAGGATGCCGATGTGGCGCGAAACGCGCGGCTGGCTCTGCCCCAGGATCTGCGCAACCTCGCCCACGGCGAGCTCCATCGAGCCGAGGATGCGCAGAATGCGCAGTCGGGTCGGATCGGAAAGCGCGCGGAAGATGCTCTCAGTTCGCATGAGGGAACATATAAAGATATTTTTATATCTGTAAACGTAGCAAAACCGCAGTCGCCGAAAGGTGTCCTGCGTGCGACCGGCAAGGCCTTGGCGCTAACGGGAAATTTACCACCAGCCGCCAGAATTCTCCGCGAACCGTTCGCGGGGGCCCGTTCCCCGCATCCACCCCGTGCCTGCGGAGGGACAGATGGCGAAGCGCTCCCGCTCCCGGCCGATGCCGGCGCGACTGCCCCTCACGGGCAGGCGGGCGGAGGCGCGCGCATGATCCATCTGCTGCCCGACAGCGATTGCGAACGCGTGATATCCGACCTGCTCGCTTACATGACGGTCGAGGAAAAAGCGGGCCAGCTCGCCATAGTCCAGGCGCCCGATCCCCAGGACCGAGCGGAAACCGAAGCCTTTGCCCGTGCCATTCGCGAAGGACGCGTCACCGCCGTCGAAGGAATCGGCTCGAAACTTCAGGCGGAAGCCTTCCAGCAGATTGCGATCGAGGAATCCCGGCTGGGCATTCCCTTGCTCTTTCCCGCCGA of the Qipengyuania gaetbuli genome contains:
- a CDS encoding homocysteine S-methyltransferase family protein, whose protein sequence is MSKREEFEAAAANAILIKDGPYGTEIQRAKLAAEDYAGDTGLTHDQKGNNDLVNLTQPQVIRAICDSYIDAGAHILATNTFNANRISQADYCAEGLVHDINVSAARIIREAVDARGDGVARFVAGAVGPTNKTLSLSPDVEDPGFREVTFDEIVDVYVEQCRALLEGGADFILVETVFDTLNCKAAIMAVKQLERELGRDIPLMISLTLTDLSGRNLSGHTVEAFWYTVRHAKPLTIGLNCSFGAEQLRPHVQILSSIADTYLMAYPNAGLPNDLGEYDEVPETTAALTRVWAENGRINALGGCCGSTPAHIAAMAKAVKGLPPRQLPEISPDMRLAGLEPFTIAA
- the metF gene encoding methylenetetrahydrofolate reductase [NAD(P)H]; protein product: MREAQRALEAPLFSGLPGDIDVSFEFFPPKTEAMAQTLWHSVETLAPLRPRFVSVTYGAGGSTRERTHAAVRRIVNETAMPAAAHLTCVNATREEVDAVAREYWEEGVRHIVALRGDPPEGGSAYTPHPGGYANAAELIAGLKKVADFEISVAAYPEVHPDSPDRQADLDNLKRKFDVGATRAITQFFFDPQCFFEFRDRATAAGIEGEIVPGIMPVLSFAAVQRMSGLCGTAIPHWMEGLFDGLDDRPEARQLVSATIAAELCRRLYAGGVRQFHFYTLNRAELSYAICHMLGLRPKA
- a CDS encoding ArsR/SmtB family transcription factor → MRTESIFRALSDPTRLRILRILGSMELAVGEVAQILGQSQPRVSRHIGILCDAGLAERRREGSWIFLRARADGALCSEVLKLLEAAERADAEFAGLCEDDRRKLAEIRAARQEQAEQYFADHAHDWDELRRLHSSDAEVETALRGALGDNRLGRLLDIGTGTGRMAELFAEGADHIVALDKSLAMLRVARAKLQHLPTERVELVQGDFAQLPFAPASFDTVLFHQVLHFAQNPATVLAEAARVTRNGGRVAIVDFAAHQREELRERHAHARLGFSDEQMAGLLTDAGFDPEAPIALADGELAVKIWVAQRRVAAGRKAS